Part of the Candidatus Brocadia sinica JPN1 genome, CTGGCCAGATTCCCTCTGTTTATCGGCTAACTGTCTACTCCACTCGTTATACTCTTCATCCCCTTCAACTTGTAAAACAATTTGAGCATTTTGTGGAATTTTTGTGGCAAATTTAGGATGCTCAACAACATATCGGTCAAATTCTGCGACTAATATGGCATGCCTTTTCTCTAATATATCTATTATTTATTTACCCTCCAGAAAGGCCTTTTGATAAACTTTCCAATTTTCTTTTATGTCTTCATCTGCCAAATTCAATGCCTCATTGAGTTTCAGATGAAGTTCCTTTTTAATCTTTTTCCCATCGAGATAGTTGTGTAGGTTGGGTTGAGCAAAACGAAACCCAACAACACAGATTATTCATATCCTACATTTTCATCA contains:
- a CDS encoding DUF5647 family protein; the protein is MIDILEKRHAILVAEFDRYVVEHPKFATKIPQNAQIVLQVEGDEEYNEWSRQLADKQRESGQIVVYVKVKGLKPAKSRLIKPEVVLP
- a CDS encoding DUF7718 family protein — its product is MICVVGFRFAQPNLHNYLDGKKIKKELHLKLNEALNLADEDIKENWKVYQKAFLEGK